The following are encoded in a window of Amycolatopsis lexingtonensis genomic DNA:
- a CDS encoding DUF2630 family protein, with the protein MADGEILGRIDELIAEEHELRSRSVGVGLSGGDKDRLTAVEQQLDQCWDLLRQRRAKTEFHENPDDAAARPVSEVESYRQ; encoded by the coding sequence ATGGCCGACGGCGAAATCCTGGGCCGGATCGACGAGCTGATCGCGGAGGAGCACGAGCTCCGGTCGCGCTCGGTGGGCGTGGGGCTGAGCGGTGGCGACAAGGACCGCCTCACCGCGGTCGAGCAGCAGCTCGACCAGTGCTGGGACCTGCTGCGGCAGCGTCGCGCGAAGACCGAGTTCCACGAGAACCCGGACGACGCCGCGGCCCGCCCGGTCTCCGAGGTCGAGTCCTACCGCCAGTAG
- a CDS encoding YciI family protein, with amino-acid sequence MAKYLLLKHYRGAPEAVNCVPMDRWTPEEITAHIRYMDEFAAKLRETGEFVGEQGLAPEGTFVRYDGEGRPPVTDGPFAETKDLIAGWMIIDVDSYERALELAGELSAAPGAGGKPIHEWLELRPCLAPLPTITE; translated from the coding sequence ATGGCCAAGTACCTGCTGCTCAAGCACTACCGCGGCGCCCCGGAGGCGGTCAACTGCGTGCCGATGGACCGCTGGACGCCCGAAGAGATCACCGCGCACATCCGGTACATGGACGAGTTCGCGGCCAAGCTCCGGGAGACCGGGGAGTTCGTCGGCGAGCAGGGGCTGGCCCCCGAGGGGACGTTCGTCCGCTACGACGGCGAGGGGCGCCCGCCGGTCACCGACGGCCCGTTCGCCGAGACGAAGGACCTCATCGCCGGCTGGATGATCATCGACGTCGACAGCTACGAGCGCGCGCTCGAGCTGGCCGGCGAGCTGTCCGCGGCGCCGGGCGCGGGCGGGAAACCGATCCACGAGTGGCTCGAGCTGCGCCCGTGCCTGGCCCCGCTGCCCACCATCACGGAGTGA
- a CDS encoding Asp23/Gls24 family envelope stress response protein: protein MHPERTESPGTVTPLNEDGAAGRTTISSLVVQKVAGLAAREVAGVHALGGGGVSRAIGALRERIPGSGTVTTTGVSVEVGEKQTAIDLDVVVEYGARITDVARAVRRNVITAVEQITGLEVIEVNIAVNDIHLPGDEEPESTRVE, encoded by the coding sequence ATGCACCCGGAACGGACCGAGAGCCCCGGCACGGTCACCCCGCTCAACGAGGACGGCGCCGCCGGGCGCACCACGATCTCGTCACTGGTCGTGCAGAAGGTGGCCGGGCTGGCCGCCCGCGAGGTCGCCGGCGTGCACGCACTGGGCGGCGGCGGGGTGTCCCGCGCGATCGGCGCGCTGCGCGAGCGGATCCCCGGCTCCGGCACGGTGACCACGACGGGCGTGTCGGTCGAGGTCGGCGAGAAGCAGACCGCGATCGACCTCGACGTCGTCGTCGAGTACGGCGCCCGGATCACCGACGTCGCCCGCGCGGTGCGGCGCAACGTGATCACCGCGGTCGAGCAGATCACCGGGCTCGAGGTGATCGAGGTCAACATCGCGGTCAACGACATCCACCTGCCGGGCGACGAAGAGCCCGAGTCGACGCGGGTGGAGTGA
- the trxA gene encoding thioredoxin: MSTVELTAENFDQTVNDNEFVLIDFWASWCGPCRQFAPVYEKASEKHDDIVFASVDTEAQQQLAAAFDVRSIPTLAIIRDKTLIYAQPGALPEPALEELIKQARDVDMDEVKRKAAEAEAEQA, from the coding sequence ATGAGCACCGTTGAGCTGACCGCCGAGAACTTCGACCAGACGGTAAACGACAACGAGTTCGTCCTGATCGACTTCTGGGCGAGCTGGTGCGGACCGTGCCGCCAGTTCGCGCCGGTCTACGAAAAGGCCTCCGAGAAGCACGACGACATCGTGTTCGCGAGCGTCGACACCGAGGCGCAGCAGCAGCTCGCGGCCGCCTTCGACGTCCGCTCCATCCCGACGCTGGCCATCATCCGGGACAAGACCCTGATCTACGCCCAGCCCGGCGCGCTCCCCGAGCCCGCGCTGGAGGAGCTCATCAAGCAGGCCCGCGACGTCGACATGGACGAGGTCAAGCGCAAGGCCGCCGAAGCCGAGGCCGAACAGGCCTGA
- a CDS encoding proline dehydrogenase family protein: MLRAPLLAAARSRKIRALVEAVPATRSVVRRFVAGSETADAVRVARELAADGRRITLDHLGEDTTDAAQAASTVAAYEAVLTALAAEGLAAGADVSVKLSAVGQFLPSNGEDVALENARKICAAADAVGATVTLDMEDHTTTDSTLGILRELRAEYPWVGAVLQAYLRRTEQDCRELSGPGSRVRLCKGAYAEPESVAFQEKSEVDKSYVRCLRVLMAGSGYPMVASHDPRMIEIAAALAEENGRKDDDHEFQMLYGIRPEEQARIAASGARMRVYVPYGDEWYGYFMRRLAERPANLAFFLRGLATRS; encoded by the coding sequence ATGTTGCGTGCCCCGCTGCTCGCCGCCGCCCGGTCCCGGAAGATCCGGGCGCTCGTCGAAGCCGTGCCCGCCACGCGGTCCGTGGTGCGCCGGTTCGTCGCCGGGTCCGAGACCGCCGACGCCGTCCGCGTGGCCAGGGAGCTGGCCGCGGACGGGCGCCGGATCACCCTCGACCACCTCGGCGAGGACACGACCGACGCCGCGCAGGCCGCGTCGACCGTCGCGGCCTACGAAGCCGTGCTGACCGCCCTGGCCGCGGAAGGGCTGGCGGCCGGCGCCGACGTCTCGGTGAAGCTGTCCGCGGTGGGCCAGTTCCTGCCGTCGAACGGCGAGGACGTCGCGCTGGAGAACGCGCGGAAGATCTGCGCGGCGGCCGACGCGGTCGGCGCCACCGTGACGCTCGACATGGAGGACCACACCACCACGGACTCGACGCTCGGCATCCTGCGGGAGCTGCGCGCTGAGTACCCGTGGGTGGGCGCGGTGCTGCAGGCCTACCTGCGGCGCACCGAACAGGACTGCCGCGAGTTGTCCGGGCCGGGTTCGCGCGTGCGGCTGTGCAAGGGCGCCTACGCCGAGCCGGAGTCGGTGGCGTTCCAGGAGAAGTCCGAAGTGGACAAGTCCTACGTCCGTTGCCTGCGCGTGCTGATGGCGGGCTCCGGGTACCCGATGGTCGCTTCGCACGACCCGCGGATGATCGAGATCGCCGCCGCGCTGGCCGAGGAGAACGGCCGCAAGGACGACGACCACGAGTTCCAGATGCTCTACGGCATCCGGCCGGAGGAGCAGGCGCGGATCGCGGCGTCGGGTGCGCGCATGCGCGTCTACGTGCCCTACGGCGACGAGTGGTACGGCTACTTCATGCGGCGCCTCGCCGAGCGCCCGGCGAACCTGGCGTTCTTCCTGCGCGGGCTCGCGACCCGCTCCTGA
- a CDS encoding DUF6286 domain-containing protein: MRPFVRILATLLGLAFAAAGALLALEVGWHWWRPGAAPLVVPWPRWQTELAALGWDAYAVRVGAGVLAAAGLVLVFCALAAGSRAVRLTDPADEVSVSTSPRSLARLVGLTVRAQDNVAGASVTASARRIRVRAKSTLETEGELRPRLLETVSALLDDVPLARRPKVTVVVDSPKDRR, encoded by the coding sequence GTGCGCCCGTTCGTCCGCATCCTGGCCACGCTGCTCGGCCTGGCCTTCGCGGCCGCCGGGGCGCTGCTCGCCCTCGAAGTCGGCTGGCACTGGTGGCGCCCGGGCGCGGCGCCGCTGGTGGTGCCGTGGCCACGCTGGCAAACCGAGCTCGCGGCACTGGGCTGGGACGCCTACGCGGTCCGCGTCGGCGCCGGGGTCCTCGCCGCCGCGGGGCTGGTGCTCGTCTTCTGCGCGCTGGCCGCCGGCAGCCGCGCGGTGCGGCTGACCGACCCGGCCGACGAGGTGAGCGTTTCGACGTCGCCGCGGTCGCTGGCCCGGCTGGTCGGGCTGACCGTGCGCGCGCAGGACAACGTCGCCGGCGCGTCGGTCACCGCGAGCGCCCGGCGGATCCGCGTCCGGGCGAAGAGCACCCTGGAAACCGAGGGCGAGCTGCGGCCGCGGCTGCTGGAAACCGTGTCCGCCCTGCTCGACGACGTCCCGCTGGCGCGGCGGCCGAAGGTCACCGTCGTCGTCGACTCGCCGAAGGACCGCCGATGA
- a CDS encoding alpha/beta fold hydrolase: MRRRRSRLLVALLAVASAAGCAAGPSVRPALVENDGKTTGSTPAGTPSVPLPPLAEPQSPSVKWADCDDDTRQRIGTPAVPDSLHFTCARVTAPLDAPGEPRRSLVRLLALKVGSGPVPLVVVNDVDGEPGTVYAARLAATLPPAFLEKFSLVGVDRRGTGMSGAAQCVPPDIRHDLIDADPAQGDLQDVLDAARKAGQQCAIELDDSQTALDSWRAAGDLEEVRKQLGLEHLNALGRGDGSKVLAEYAVRFPAQVGRMVLDGVPDPGADTAAVLDAVAAGAQSTLDAFGTDCASRGCALGDPKAALAALTDQLRASPPSTDDGVEFGPGVAMFAVYSGLSQRSRWPELADAIVAARGGNIGPLAAFVAPVLHDSRAQPSRIDATIATRCNDSQSRLSADQLDQVVAGMRAKYPQFGTVVAQQLAWCGPWPVRTEPLPPPGAPGAPPILVAATAADPSTPGVGSTRAADQMPSAVTITWQGAGHGAVGASPCVTDAARAFLVDGKIPANGTLCPA, translated from the coding sequence GTGCGCCGCCGCCGTTCCCGTCTCCTGGTCGCGCTGCTCGCCGTGGCCTCCGCCGCGGGGTGCGCCGCCGGGCCGTCGGTGCGCCCGGCGCTGGTCGAGAACGACGGGAAGACCACCGGCAGCACGCCGGCCGGGACGCCGTCGGTGCCGCTGCCGCCGCTGGCCGAACCGCAGTCGCCGTCGGTGAAGTGGGCCGACTGCGACGACGACACCCGGCAGCGGATCGGCACCCCCGCCGTCCCGGACAGCCTGCACTTCACCTGCGCCCGCGTCACCGCCCCGCTGGACGCGCCGGGCGAGCCCCGCCGCTCGCTGGTGCGGCTGCTGGCGCTGAAGGTGGGCAGCGGACCGGTGCCGCTGGTGGTCGTCAACGACGTCGACGGCGAGCCGGGCACGGTCTACGCGGCGCGGCTGGCCGCGACGCTGCCGCCGGCGTTCCTCGAGAAGTTCTCGCTGGTGGGCGTGGACCGCCGCGGCACCGGGATGTCCGGCGCGGCCCAGTGCGTGCCGCCGGACATCCGCCACGACCTGATCGACGCCGACCCGGCACAGGGCGACCTGCAGGACGTGCTGGACGCGGCCCGCAAGGCCGGCCAGCAGTGCGCGATCGAGCTCGACGACTCCCAGACGGCACTGGACAGCTGGCGCGCGGCGGGCGACCTCGAGGAGGTCCGCAAGCAGCTGGGCTTGGAGCACCTGAACGCGCTCGGCCGCGGCGACGGCTCGAAGGTGCTGGCCGAGTACGCGGTCCGCTTCCCGGCCCAGGTCGGCCGCATGGTCCTCGACGGCGTCCCGGACCCGGGCGCCGACACCGCGGCGGTGCTCGACGCGGTCGCCGCCGGCGCCCAGTCCACATTGGACGCGTTCGGCACGGACTGCGCCTCCCGAGGCTGCGCGTTAGGCGACCCGAAGGCGGCCCTGGCCGCGCTGACCGACCAGCTGCGCGCCAGCCCGCCGTCCACCGACGACGGCGTCGAGTTCGGCCCGGGCGTGGCGATGTTCGCGGTGTATTCGGGCCTTTCCCAGCGCTCGCGCTGGCCGGAACTGGCGGACGCGATCGTCGCGGCCCGCGGCGGCAACATCGGCCCGCTGGCGGCGTTCGTGGCCCCGGTGCTGCACGACTCGCGCGCCCAGCCGTCCCGCATCGACGCGACGATCGCGACCCGCTGCAACGACAGCCAGTCCCGCCTGTCGGCCGACCAGCTCGACCAGGTGGTGGCCGGCATGCGCGCGAAGTACCCGCAGTTCGGCACGGTGGTAGCGCAACAGCTGGCCTGGTGCGGCCCGTGGCCGGTCCGGACGGAGCCCCTCCCGCCCCCGGGCGCCCCGGGAGCCCCGCCGATCCTGGTCGCGGCAACGGCGGCCGACCCCTCGACCCCGGGGGTGGGCAGCACGCGCGCGGCGGACCAGATGCCGTCGGCGGTGACGATCACGTGGCAGGGCGCGGGCCACGGCGCGGTGGGAGCTTCGCCGTGCGTGACCGACGCGGCGCGGGCGTTTCTTGTGGACGGGAAGATCCCGGCGAACGGAACCCTCTGCCCGGCCTGA
- the zapE gene encoding cell division protein ZapE — protein sequence MPAHLTGRRPELSADELIGALVPPPRFDAVRFETYLPNPDEPSQAAAVEACSAFAAKVGARKEKKRFKLFGGSAEPAGPMGLYLDGGFGVGKTHLLASAWHAAPSPKAYGTFVELTHLVGALGFAEAVRRLSEHRILAIDEFELDDPGDTTLVTRLLQELMDAGVYIAATSNTLPEKLGEGRFAAEDFLREIQTLSARFGVVRVDGPDYRHRGLPDAPPPVTPAELEESVAAHEGSTVDDFDALCEHLASLHPSRYGRLLDGVTRVHLRGIHPAPDQNVALRLVAFADRLYDRAIPVVVSGEPLPSLFTDEMVDGGYRKKYLRAVSRLTALARDAVPAS from the coding sequence ATGCCCGCGCACCTCACCGGCCGCCGTCCCGAGCTGTCCGCCGACGAGCTGATCGGCGCGCTGGTGCCGCCGCCGCGCTTCGACGCCGTCCGGTTCGAGACGTACTTGCCCAACCCCGACGAGCCCAGCCAGGCCGCCGCGGTCGAGGCGTGCTCGGCGTTCGCCGCGAAAGTGGGGGCGCGCAAGGAGAAGAAGCGCTTCAAGCTCTTCGGCGGGTCCGCCGAGCCGGCCGGGCCGATGGGCCTCTACCTCGACGGCGGCTTCGGCGTCGGCAAGACCCACCTGCTGGCCTCGGCGTGGCACGCGGCGCCGTCGCCCAAGGCGTACGGGACGTTCGTCGAGCTGACCCACCTCGTCGGCGCGCTGGGCTTCGCCGAAGCCGTGCGGCGGCTCTCGGAGCACCGGATCCTGGCCATCGACGAGTTCGAGCTCGACGACCCCGGCGACACCACGCTGGTCACGCGGCTGCTGCAGGAGCTGATGGACGCCGGGGTGTACATCGCGGCGACGTCGAACACCCTGCCGGAGAAGCTGGGCGAGGGCCGGTTCGCCGCGGAGGACTTCCTGCGCGAGATCCAGACGCTCTCGGCCCGCTTCGGCGTCGTCCGCGTCGACGGCCCGGACTACCGCCACCGCGGCCTGCCGGACGCGCCGCCGCCCGTCACCCCGGCGGAGCTGGAGGAGTCGGTGGCCGCGCACGAAGGGTCCACTGTGGACGACTTCGACGCGCTGTGCGAGCACCTGGCGTCCCTGCACCCCTCGCGCTACGGGCGGCTGCTGGACGGCGTCACCCGTGTGCACCTGCGCGGCATCCACCCGGCGCCGGACCAGAACGTGGCCCTGCGGCTGGTGGCGTTCGCCGACCGGCTCTACGACCGCGCGATCCCGGTGGTCGTGTCGGGCGAGCCGCTGCCGTCGCTGTTCACCGA
- a CDS encoding pyrimidine reductase family protein, protein MRSVWPLSTGELTGEDLEEIYAYPTPLDRPWVQVNFVASADGAVEVDTTSAGLSHAADRRIFLLGRDLADVVLVGAGTARAEDYRGVVAGPKRLERRRRLGFTGVPPIAVVTRTADLDPASRLFTETVVPPIVVTTETADTAALEAAGATILRAGTGDVDLPRALDLLAERGLRRIACEGGPRLFAQLVAADRIDQLCLTVAPLLVAGTADRIATGPGSVPRRLALASILVEDGFTFLRYRRAAG, encoded by the coding sequence GTGCGGAGTGTGTGGCCCCTCTCGACGGGCGAGCTGACCGGGGAAGACCTCGAAGAGATCTACGCCTATCCGACGCCCCTCGACCGGCCTTGGGTGCAGGTCAACTTCGTCGCGTCCGCCGACGGCGCGGTCGAGGTGGACACGACGTCGGCCGGGCTGTCCCACGCCGCCGACCGGCGGATCTTCCTGCTCGGCCGCGATCTCGCCGACGTGGTCCTGGTCGGCGCCGGGACCGCCCGCGCGGAGGACTACCGCGGGGTCGTCGCGGGCCCGAAGCGCCTGGAACGCCGTCGCCGCCTCGGCTTCACGGGTGTCCCGCCGATCGCGGTGGTGACCCGGACCGCGGATCTCGACCCCGCGTCCCGGCTGTTCACCGAGACCGTCGTACCCCCGATCGTGGTAACCACGGAAACCGCGGACACCGCGGCGCTCGAAGCGGCCGGGGCGACGATCCTGCGGGCGGGTACCGGCGACGTCGACCTGCCGCGCGCGCTCGACCTGCTGGCCGAGCGGGGTCTGCGCCGGATCGCGTGCGAAGGCGGGCCGAGGCTGTTCGCCCAGCTCGTCGCGGCCGACCGGATCGACCAGCTGTGCCTGACGGTCGCGCCGCTGCTCGTGGCCGGGACGGCGGACCGGATCGCCACCGGTCCCGGCAGCGTTCCCCGCCGGCTCGCCCTGGCGTCGATCCTGGTCGAGGACGGTTTCACCTTCCTGCGCTACCGCCGGGCCGCCGGGTGA
- a CDS encoding DUF6596 domain-containing protein has translation MDEALLRTLTPAVLAILVRRGAPFAAAEDAVQEALIEAVRGWADGPPRDPKGWLVTVAWRKFLDESRSDTARRRREDVVEAEVPPGEVPAADDTLQLYFLCAHPSLTPSSAVALTLRAVGGLTTRQIAQAYLVPEATMGQRISRAKKTVSGVRFDEPGDVATVLRVLYLVFNEGYSGDVDLAAEAIRLTRRLAASIDHPEVAGLLALMLLHHARRAGRTGPDGGLVPLAAQDRSLWDTKLIAEGVAILQAALARDRLGEFQAQAAIAALHADAPTAGETDWVQIVEWYDELARLTDSPVVRLNRAVAVGEADGARAGLAALAELDPSLPRYAAVAAYLHEREGDRARAAELYVEAARKATNAAEVEHLTREAARLNAGLRES, from the coding sequence GTGGACGAGGCACTGCTGCGCACCCTCACCCCGGCGGTGCTGGCGATCCTCGTCCGCCGCGGGGCTCCCTTCGCGGCGGCCGAGGACGCCGTCCAGGAAGCGCTGATCGAGGCCGTCCGCGGCTGGGCCGACGGCCCGCCGCGCGACCCGAAGGGCTGGCTGGTCACGGTCGCCTGGCGCAAGTTCCTCGACGAGTCCCGATCGGACACCGCCCGCCGCCGGCGCGAGGACGTCGTCGAAGCCGAGGTGCCGCCCGGAGAGGTGCCCGCGGCGGACGACACGCTGCAGCTGTACTTCCTGTGCGCGCACCCGTCGCTGACGCCGTCGTCCGCGGTCGCGCTGACCCTGCGTGCGGTGGGCGGCCTGACCACGCGCCAGATCGCGCAGGCGTACCTGGTGCCCGAGGCGACGATGGGGCAGCGCATCAGCCGGGCGAAGAAGACGGTCTCGGGGGTCCGGTTCGACGAGCCCGGCGACGTCGCGACGGTGCTGCGCGTGCTGTACCTGGTGTTCAACGAGGGGTACTCGGGCGACGTCGACCTGGCGGCGGAGGCGATCCGCCTCACCCGGCGGCTGGCGGCGTCGATCGACCACCCGGAGGTGGCGGGCCTGCTCGCCCTGATGCTGCTGCACCACGCCCGCCGCGCCGGCCGCACCGGCCCGGACGGCGGGCTGGTGCCGCTGGCCGCGCAGGACCGGTCCTTGTGGGACACGAAGCTGATCGCCGAGGGGGTCGCGATCCTGCAGGCCGCGCTGGCGCGGGACCGGCTGGGGGAGTTCCAGGCGCAGGCGGCGATCGCGGCGTTGCACGCGGACGCGCCGACGGCGGGGGAGACGGACTGGGTGCAGATCGTCGAGTGGTACGACGAGCTGGCCCGGTTGACGGACAGTCCCGTGGTGCGGCTCAACCGGGCGGTGGCGGTGGGGGAGGCCGACGGGGCCCGGGCGGGGCTGGCTGCGTTGGCGGAGCTGGATCCGTCGTTGCCGCGGTATGCGGCGGTGGCGGCGTACCTCCATGAGCGCGAGGGGGATCGGGCGCGGGCGGCGGAGTTGTACGTCGAGGCGGCTCGGAAGGCCACTAACGCGGCTGAAGTCGAGCACTTGACTCGGGAGGCGGCTCGGCTCAACGCGGGGCTGCGCGAGTCTTGA
- a CDS encoding ATP-dependent DNA ligase, with translation MPLPLQPPLKPMLAKPAKAIPDSGGLLFEPKWDGFRCLVFRDGDELYLQSRAEKPLNRYFPEAVARLLEVLPPRVVLDGELVVARDGRLNFDALTERIHPAESRITLLAGEQPAEFVAFDVLALGDDLLLEEPTSVRRDRLVELAGDRFPLTPATTDPATARHWFELFEGAGLDGVIGKPLDEPYTPGKRVMLKYKHVRTADCVLAGLRWHVDGGPGELVGSFLLGLHDETGVLHHVGTVGSFPMPRRRELAEELAPLVTDGEDHPWGGQAQGSGQRIPGGITRWRATEHEWVPLRPERVVEVAYENTEGGMPSRFRHNARFKRWRPDREAASCDYSQLEEPARYDLDAVFRGQVVRTR, from the coding sequence ATGCCCCTACCGCTGCAGCCGCCGCTGAAGCCGATGCTCGCCAAGCCCGCGAAGGCCATCCCGGACTCCGGCGGCCTGCTGTTCGAGCCGAAGTGGGACGGCTTCCGCTGCCTCGTCTTCCGCGACGGCGACGAGCTGTACCTGCAGTCCCGCGCGGAAAAGCCGCTCAACCGGTACTTCCCCGAAGCGGTGGCCCGGCTGCTGGAGGTGCTGCCGCCGCGGGTCGTGCTGGACGGCGAGCTCGTCGTCGCGCGGGACGGGCGGCTGAACTTCGACGCGCTGACCGAGCGGATCCACCCGGCCGAAAGCCGGATCACGCTCCTGGCGGGCGAGCAGCCCGCGGAGTTCGTCGCCTTCGACGTCCTCGCCCTCGGCGACGATCTGCTGCTCGAAGAGCCGACGTCGGTGCGCCGCGACCGGCTCGTCGAGCTGGCCGGCGACCGGTTCCCGCTCACCCCCGCCACCACCGACCCGGCCACCGCGCGGCACTGGTTCGAGCTGTTCGAAGGCGCCGGCCTCGACGGCGTCATCGGCAAGCCGCTGGACGAGCCGTACACGCCCGGCAAGCGCGTGATGCTCAAGTACAAGCACGTGCGCACCGCGGACTGCGTGCTGGCCGGGCTGCGCTGGCACGTCGACGGCGGCCCCGGCGAACTGGTCGGCTCGTTCCTGCTCGGCCTGCACGACGAAACCGGCGTGCTGCACCACGTCGGCACGGTCGGGTCGTTCCCGATGCCGCGCCGCCGCGAGCTGGCCGAGGAACTGGCGCCGCTGGTCACCGACGGCGAAGACCACCCGTGGGGCGGGCAGGCTCAGGGATCGGGGCAGCGGATCCCGGGCGGGATCACGCGCTGGCGCGCCACCGAGCACGAGTGGGTGCCGCTGCGGCCCGAGCGCGTCGTCGAGGTCGCCTACGAGAACACCGAAGGCGGGATGCCGTCGCGGTTCCGGCACAACGCGCGGTTCAAGCGCTGGCGTCCGGACCGCGAAGCCGCGTCGTGCGACTACAGCCAGCTGGAGGAGCCGGCCCGCTACGACCTCGACGCCGTGTTCCGCGGCCAGGTCGTGCGGACCCGCTAA
- a CDS encoding alkaline shock response membrane anchor protein AmaP, with protein MSKSVASKALSRSYAGERVLTFLVGLLALLGGALALVVGFGVLGEYRGRRPLLDPMAVEWLGSHATPARIAAIVLGVLLLVLGLRWALRSLRPEPRPDLDLDRTEGAELVVTAAAIAEAVQADAERLDGVSRARVRAVGSRTSPALRVTLWLHEGTDLKAVWAGLDTQVLARARESLGLDVLPTAVRLELDTAPAKRVR; from the coding sequence ATGAGCAAGTCCGTCGCTTCGAAGGCGCTTTCCCGTTCCTACGCGGGCGAACGCGTGCTGACGTTCCTCGTCGGGCTGCTCGCCCTGCTCGGCGGCGCGCTCGCGCTCGTGGTCGGCTTCGGCGTGCTCGGCGAGTACCGCGGGCGGCGCCCGCTGTTGGACCCGATGGCCGTCGAGTGGCTCGGGAGTCACGCCACGCCCGCGCGGATCGCCGCGATCGTGCTCGGCGTCCTGCTGTTGGTCCTCGGGCTACGCTGGGCGTTGCGCTCGCTGCGCCCGGAACCGCGGCCGGACCTGGACCTCGACCGCACCGAGGGCGCCGAGCTGGTGGTCACCGCGGCCGCGATCGCGGAAGCCGTGCAGGCCGACGCAGAACGGCTCGACGGCGTCAGCCGCGCCCGCGTCCGCGCCGTCGGCTCGCGCACGTCCCCGGCGCTGCGGGTCACGCTGTGGCTGCACGAAGGCACCGACCTCAAGGCCGTCTGGGCCGGCCTCGACACCCAGGTGCTGGCCCGGGCCCGGGAATCGCTCGGCCTCGACGTCCTGCCCACCGCCGTCCGCCTGGAACTCGACACGGCCCCGGCGAAACGCGTGCGCTGA
- a CDS encoding RNA polymerase sigma factor gives MSRDADLITRAAAGDEAAFGALVREHTPRMYRVALRITGSPAEAEDVVQESWLAAWRALGTFRHESAVSTWLYRVVTNSALALLRRRKPTISLDEPSCQSTVDTERLAVPGPEGRVVRAEEVDAVLRAIGRLEVSQRVPLVLRELEGLSYEEVAEVLDVNVGALRSRLHRARVALLAELKER, from the coding sequence GTGAGCCGCGACGCCGACCTGATCACCCGGGCCGCCGCCGGGGACGAAGCCGCGTTCGGCGCGCTCGTCCGGGAGCACACGCCCCGGATGTACCGGGTCGCGCTGCGGATCACCGGCAGCCCCGCCGAGGCCGAGGACGTCGTGCAGGAGTCGTGGCTCGCCGCGTGGCGCGCGCTCGGCACGTTCCGGCACGAGTCCGCGGTCTCGACCTGGCTCTACCGGGTCGTCACCAACAGCGCGCTCGCCCTGCTGCGCCGCCGCAAGCCCACGATCTCGCTGGACGAACCCTCGTGCCAGTCCACTGTGGACACCGAACGGCTCGCCGTCCCGGGCCCCGAAGGCCGGGTCGTGCGCGCCGAGGAGGTCGACGCGGTGCTGCGGGCGATCGGCCGGCTCGAGGTGTCCCAGCGGGTGCCGCTCGTGCTGCGCGAACTGGAGGGGCTCAGCTACGAAGAGGTCGCCGAGGTGCTCGACGTGAACGTCGGCGCCTTGCGTTCCCGGCTGCACCGGGCCAGGGTGGCGCTGCTCGCCGAGTTGAAGGAGCGGTGA
- a CDS encoding Asp23/Gls24 family envelope stress response protein, which translates to MAEQTDPERDPRWDAVRAAARRRVATPPGLVERVLRAVARGTRTAVEVPGDDGGLRITEQTVVRLAGTIAAARAPGGVRVSAVAVEDGVVQVLVSVRFGVVAGEAAEALRREVTAELSRQLGVTTAVNVHVVDVHPD; encoded by the coding sequence ATGGCCGAGCAGACCGACCCCGAGCGCGACCCGCGCTGGGACGCCGTGCGCGCCGCCGCCCGGCGCCGCGTGGCGACGCCGCCGGGCCTGGTCGAACGCGTGCTGCGGGCGGTCGCGCGCGGTACCCGGACCGCCGTCGAAGTGCCCGGGGACGACGGCGGGCTGCGGATCACCGAACAGACCGTCGTCCGCCTGGCCGGGACCATCGCGGCGGCCCGGGCCCCCGGCGGCGTGCGCGTCTCGGCCGTCGCCGTCGAGGACGGCGTCGTGCAGGTGCTGGTGTCGGTCCGCTTCGGCGTCGTCGCCGGCGAAGCCGCCGAGGCGCTGCGGCGGGAGGTCACCGCCGAGCTGTCCCGCCAGCTGGGCGTCACGACCGCGGTGAACGTGCACGTCGTGGACGTCCACCCGGACTGA
- a CDS encoding Asp23/Gls24 family envelope stress response protein gives MNRALDVPRELAEPDERGTLTIGHAVVRKVAQHAADQVPGTAHDGKKGAKAKVGGLDNDVDLALDLALRYPGAVRAVVGDVRRKVTEEVELITGYHVRTLAVTVSALRPEAAPRVR, from the coding sequence GTGAACCGCGCACTGGACGTGCCGCGCGAACTCGCCGAGCCGGACGAGCGCGGCACCCTCACCATCGGCCACGCGGTGGTGCGCAAGGTCGCGCAGCACGCCGCCGACCAGGTGCCGGGTACCGCCCACGACGGCAAGAAGGGCGCGAAGGCCAAGGTCGGCGGCCTCGACAACGACGTCGACCTCGCCCTCGACCTGGCGCTGCGCTACCCGGGCGCGGTCCGGGCGGTCGTCGGCGACGTGCGGCGGAAGGTCACCGAAGAGGTCGAGCTGATCACCGGCTACCACGTGCGGACGCTCGCGGTGACGGTGTCCGCGCTGCGGCCCGAAGCCGCGCCGAGGGTGCGGTAG